A portion of the Edaphobacter bradus genome contains these proteins:
- a CDS encoding 1,9-bis(guanidino)-5-aza-nonane synthase, giving the protein MPTKKELLNQPIRHIDIKQHNVVALVDALQNMAYSSRDTARAASLYEMMLRDQECGVILCLAGSLISAGLQKIFVDLIRNNMVDAVVSTGANIVDQDFFEALGFNHYRAGDEYKYGAGDAELRELMIDRIYDTFIDEEELRICDETTHQIANSLEPRPYSSREFIREMGAYLVKNGKTPQAGGRDSIILAAYEKNVPIFCPAFSDCSAGFGLVAHQHARQGKPMVSIDSAKDFYELTQLKIVNPTTGLLMIGGGVPKNFAQDIVVAADILGVEAPMHKYAIQITVADARDGALSGSTLKEASSWGKVDLTYEQMVYSEATLALPLIAGYAFHKNAQAAREGRQWARHLDQVAVTA; this is encoded by the coding sequence ATGCCTACGAAAAAAGAACTCCTCAACCAGCCAATCCGGCACATTGACATCAAGCAGCACAACGTCGTCGCCCTAGTCGACGCCCTGCAAAACATGGCCTACAGCTCGCGTGATACCGCCCGCGCCGCCAGCCTCTACGAGATGATGCTGCGTGACCAGGAGTGCGGCGTCATCCTGTGCCTCGCCGGCTCCCTCATCTCGGCCGGGCTGCAAAAGATCTTCGTCGACCTCATCCGCAACAACATGGTCGACGCCGTCGTCTCGACCGGCGCCAACATCGTCGATCAGGACTTCTTCGAAGCCCTCGGCTTCAACCACTACCGCGCCGGCGATGAGTACAAGTACGGCGCGGGCGACGCCGAGCTCCGCGAGCTGATGATCGACCGCATCTACGACACCTTCATCGATGAGGAAGAACTGCGCATCTGCGACGAGACTACCCACCAGATTGCCAACTCGCTCGAACCGCGCCCGTACAGCTCGCGCGAGTTCATCCGCGAGATGGGAGCCTACCTCGTCAAGAATGGCAAGACCCCGCAGGCAGGCGGACGTGACTCCATCATCCTCGCCGCCTACGAGAAGAACGTCCCCATCTTCTGCCCCGCCTTCTCGGACTGCTCCGCTGGCTTCGGCCTCGTCGCGCACCAGCACGCGCGCCAGGGCAAGCCGATGGTCTCCATCGACTCGGCCAAGGACTTCTACGAGCTCACCCAGCTCAAGATCGTCAACCCTACCACCGGCCTGCTGATGATCGGCGGAGGCGTCCCCAAGAACTTCGCGCAGGACATCGTCGTGGCCGCCGACATCCTCGGCGTCGAAGCCCCGATGCACAAGTACGCCATCCAGATCACCGTGGCCGATGCCCGCGACGGCGCTCTCTCCGGCTCCACCTTGAAGGAAGCGTCGAGCTGGGGCAAGGTCGATCTCACGTACGAGCAGATGGTCTACTCTGAGGCAACGCTCGCCCTTCCGCTCATCGCCGGCTACGCCTTCCACAAGAACGCGCAGGCAGCCCGTGAGGGCCGGCAGTGGGCCCGCCACCTCGACCAGGTAGCGGTCACCGCCTAA